In one window of Nicotiana tabacum cultivar K326 chromosome 12, ASM71507v2, whole genome shotgun sequence DNA:
- the LOC107786219 gene encoding MFP1 attachment factor 1 — protein MTDNLDEQQSYTDNNEQQQKVPEDPTQPKTPTSTTTTEPPSMAETDSAQAQETVTHETQNKPTIVSFSIWPPTQRTRDAVINRLIESLSTPSILSKRYGTVPHDEASDIAKLIEEEAFTAAGSTAIGDDDGIEILQVYSKEISKRMLDAVKSRSVPSADDSAALTETESKPSSEPISDSADTGENSSVETES, from the coding sequence atgaCCGATAACTTGGACGAGCAACAAAGCTACACAGATAACAACGAGCAACAACAGAAAGTTCCAGAAGACCCAACACAACCCAAAACCCCAACCTCTACCACCACCACAGAACCACCATCAATGGCGGAAACCGATTCAGCTCAAGCCCAAGAAACCGTTACTCACGAGACCCAAAACAAGCCGACGATCGTTTCATTTAGCATTTGGCCACCGACTCAACGCACTCGTGACGCCGTCATTAACCGTCTCATCGAGTCTCTATCAACACCGTCCATACTCTCAAAACGGTACGGCACTGTCCCGCACGATGAGGCTTCCGATATTGCGAAGCTGATTGAGGAGGAGGCTTTTACCGCCGCTGGATCCACGGCTATAGGTGATGACGATGGCATTGAGATACTTCAGGTTTATTCGAAGGAGATCAGTAAACGCATGCTTGACGCCGTTAAGTCCAGATCTGTTCCGTCTGCTGATGATTCTGCCGCTTTAACGGAGACTGAGAGTAAACCGTCGTCGGAGCCTATCTCTGATTCGGCTGACACTGGGGAAAACTCATCCGTTGAAACCGAGTCCTGA
- the LOC107786217 gene encoding isoflavone 2'-hydroxylase-like (The RefSeq protein has 1 substitution compared to this genomic sequence), translated as MENLNFNYYYYLAVLLCFFVILFKYLLHPRKRLAPSPLSLPIIGHLYLIKNSLHETLTSLSTKYGPVLYLRFGCRNLLVVSSPSAVEECFTKNDIIFANRPQSMAGDQFSFNYKAVVWAPYGYLWRALRRLTVIEIFSSNSLQKSSALRNEEIGILIRSLFKASTGSGSKRVNLSHWVFTFAVNVMMRTGTGKRCVSEEDMGTEKGKQIIEEIKGFFFATLVVLNVCDFMPVLKWFGYKGLEKRMVLAHQKRNEFLNSLLDEFRQKKIAGISESSTDSINAKKTTLVETLLSLQESEPEFYTDDLIKSVLLVLFIAGTETTSMTIQWAMRLLLAHPKAFTKLRAEIDSKVENDRLLNESDIPKLPYLYCVINETLRLYPPVPLLLPHYSLEDCTVGGYEVPKHTILMINAWAIHRDPKLWDEPEKFKPERFEAMDLGEKEGFNYKFVPFGMGRRACPGATMGLRTVSLVLGSLIQWFDWESVEKEKLDACYNSRITLNKDKPLEAVCIPRQNCRGFLAQL; from the exons ATGGAGAATCTGAATttcaactactactactacttagCTGTCTTGCTATGTTtctttgtcattttattcaaatACTTGCTTCATCCCAGAAAACGTTTAGCACCTAGTCCTCTGTCTCTTCCAATAATTGGCCACCTTTACCTTATCAAGAATTCCCTACACGAGACCTTAACTTCCTTATCTACAAAATATGGCCCTGTTTTGTATCTCCGGTTCGGCTGTAGAAATTTGCTTGTTGTGTCTTCTCCATCTGCGGTAGAAGAATGCTTCACCAAAAACGATATCATATTTGCAAATCGCCCTCAGAGCATGGCTGGAGATCAGTTTTCCTTCAACTATAAGGCTGTTGTCTGGGCTCCTTACGGCTATCTTTGGAGGGCTCTCCGCCGTCTAACTGTGATCGAGATCTTCTCTTCCAATAGCCTTCAAAAATCTTCTGCACTGCGGAATGAAGAAATTGGAATTCTTATTCGCTCTTTGTTTAAGGCCAGCACTGGTAGTGGGAGCAAAAGAGTTAACTTGAGTCATTGGGTTTTTACTTTTGCGGTCAATGTTATGATGAGAACTGGTACTGGAAAACGTTGTGTAAGTGAAGAAGACATGGGAACAGAAAAGGGGAAACAAATCATTGAAGAGATAAAGGGATTTTTCTTCGCGACCTTGGTAGTTTTGAACGTGTGTGATTTCATGCCAGTTTTGAAATGGTTTGGGTACAAAGGGCTAGAGAAAAGGATGGTCTTAGCGCACCAAAAGAGAAATGAATTCTTGAACAGCTTACTGGACGAATTTCGACAGAAAAAAATAGCTGGTATTTCAGAATCCAGTACTGATAGTATCAATGCGAAGAAGACCACGCTGGTTGAAACTCTCTTGTCTCTGCAGGAATCAGAACCCGAATTCTATACAGATGATCTTATTAAAAGTGTTTTACTG GTTTTATTTATTGCTGGAACAGAGACAACATCAATGACCATTCAATGGGCGATGCGACTTCTTTTAGCTCATCCTAAGGCATTTACAAAACTGAGAGCTGAGATTGATAGCAAAGTGGAGAACGATCGCTTGCTAAATGAATCAGACATTCCCAAGCTTCCTTATTTATATTGTGTTATAAACGAGACGCTAAGATTGTACCCTCCAGTACCACTTTTGTTGCCTCACTACTCATTAGAAGATTGTACTGTTGGGGGATATGAAGTACCAAAACATACGATCCTAATGGTTAACGCTTGGGCTATCCATAGGGATCCCAAGTTATGGGACGAGCCTGAAAAGTTCAAACCAGAGCGATTTGAGGCAATGGACTTGGGGGAAAAAGAAGGATTCAATTATAAATTTGTACCATTTGGAATGGGGAGAAGAGCATGCCCTGGAGCCACTATGGGCTTGCGCACTGTTTCACTGGTATTGGGTTCTCTGATTCAGTGGTTCGATTGGGAAAGTGTGGAAAAAGAAAAGTTGGACGCGTGCTATAATTCTAGAATCACTTTGAACAAAGATAAACCTTTGGAGGCTGTTTGTATTCCACGACAAAATTGTCGTGGTTTCCTTGCCCAACTATGA
- the LOC107786218 gene encoding cytochrome P450 81Q32-like: MNMEIGFPFCTIAFFLSIFFVLKLQNARNKKLPPSPPSLPIIGHLHLLKSPIHKTFKSLSCKYGPIIFLRFGTCPVIVISSPSIAEQCFTKNDIIFANRPKSLVTKHLGYNQTTIGFSPHGDHWRNLRRIASSQIFSTVSLNYSSAVRTEEVRYVIKKLVLDYKGGIAKKVNLNFLFEKLVYDVLTKMVAGKRWSESTHEMFGPTMVMTICDYFPVLQWIGFQGLEKNLVEIKKTRDKFLQTLIDECRKSRADDSSLVEQKKTIIDALLCLQKAQPECYTDDIIKGVIMVMFTAGTHTSAVTMEWAMSLLLNHPEVMKKAKLEINNLVGERRFLEESDILKLPYLRCIINETLRLFPAGPLLVPHFSSQDSIIEGYHIPKGTILFVNVWEIQRDPKLWEEPNKFKPERFEGMEGGIEGCKFIPFGMGRRACPGSGLAMRLIGLVLGLFIQCFEWQRVGPEYVGLDESCGLMLNKRDPLEALYRPRESMAVSLSQL, translated from the exons ATGAATATGGAAATAGGCTTCCCATTTTGCACTATTGCCTTTTTTCTCTCCATTTTTTTCGTTCTAAAATTGCAAAATGCAAGAAATAAAAAACTTCCTCCTAGTCCACCATCTCTACCAATTATTGGACATCTCCATCTCCTCAAATCCCCTATCCACAAAACTTTTAAATCGCTTTCATGCAAATATGGTCCCATTATTTTCCTCCGTTTTGGGACTTGTCCAGTTATTGTCATATCTTCTCCTTCAATTGCCGAACAGTGTTTCACAAAAAATGACATTATTTTTGCAAATCGACCAAAATCTCTCGTTACTAAACACCTTGGCTATAACCAGACCACCATTGGATTCTCCCCTCACGGTGACCATTGGCGTAATCTCCGCCGCATTGCTAGTAGTCAAATCTTCTCCACCGTCAGCCTTAACTATTCCTCCGCCGTCCGTACAGAAGAAGTCCGTTACGTGATTAAAAAATTAGTCCTGGATTACAAAGGAGGAATTGCCAAGAAAGTGAACTTGAATTTTTTGTTTGAGAAATTAGTGTACGATGTGTTAACAAAGATGGTCGCAGGTAAACGTTGGAGCGAGTCAACTCATGAAATGTTTGGCCCAACTATGGTTATGACTATTTGTGATTATTTTCCAGTACTTCAGTGGATTGGATTTCAGGGGTTGGAGAAGAATTTGGTTGAGATCAAGAAAACAAGAGATAAATTTCTTCAAACTCTAATCGATGAATGTCGAAAGAGCAGAGCTGATGATTCATCTTTGGTTGAGCAGAAAAAGACAATTATAGACGCTTTGTTATGTTTACAAAAAGCCCAGCCTGAATGTTACACTGATGACATTATCAAGGGTGTCATAATG GTAATGTTCACGGCTGGGACACATACTTCAGCTGTAACAATGGAGTGGGCAATGTCACTGTTATTAAATCATCCAGAGGTAATGAAAAAGGCGAAGCTCGAAATCAACAACCTCGTTGGAGAAAGGCGTTTTTTAGAGGAATCGGACATCCTTAAACTACCCTATTTACGTTGTATAATCAATGAGACATTGAGATTATTTCCTGCTGGACCGCTTTTAGTGCCTCATTTTTCATCACAAGATTCTATAATTGAAGGATACCATATTCCTAAAGGTACAATACTGTTTGTGAATGTTTGGGAAATTCAAAGGGATCCTAAACTTTGGGAAGAACCAAATAAGTTTAAGCCAGAGAGATTTGAAGGAATGGAAGGGGGAATTGAAGGGTGTAAGTTTATACCATTTGGTATGGGGAGAAGGGCTTGTCCTGGTTCTGGCCTTGCTATGAGATTGATTGGGCTTGTTTTGGGCTTGTttattcagtgttttgagtgGCAAAGAGTTGGGCCTGAATATGTGGGCTTAGATGAAAGTTGTGGGCTGATGTTAAACAAGCGAGATCCTTTGGAGGCATTATACAGGCCCAGAGAATCCATGGccgtatcactttctcagctttga